The Streptomyces spororaveus genome includes a region encoding these proteins:
- a CDS encoding TOMM precursor leader peptide-binding protein, whose amino-acid sequence MERPRLKAHFISEVVDGSKVFLLAEGKDFLVQGAAAAAVLPHLDGRKTVAEIVVALSGQLAITETLTALRRYEAAGHLAEGRPEMSDEALAFWDAQGVDPHQVVAATAATELTLVAGPGLDHRPVLGALESNGLRVRVVGFDEAIGSADAGDGLTVVLVDDYLDPELDRLNTAYLAAGRSWLPAKPAGVVPWVGPFLRPGETGCWTCLAQRLGGNRQVERYLSGKRGDHTPRHPSHAALPASSTLIAGLLAVEAARIVVTGTSESLTGVMRTMDLITLESAEHTLVRQPQCASCGDPTLVSERSPKVSLTASPARHTTDGGYRIQPPQLTYDRLKRHISPYLGAITKLGAHEETGNGVTYSFTAGHNFAMVNDNMDLLRRNMRGQSGGKGRSEIQAKVSAMCEAIERYSAVWRGGEPVTRAAYDDLDPDVAVHMDELLGFSEAQVAGRERWNADPTHRLHLVPDPFRTDLPIDWSTGWSLTRETERMIPSGYAWYGHPDLSEHFYCVGDSNGGASGNTLEEAILQGFCEVVERDSVALWWYNRLRVPAFDLDSLEDPYVDTMRAFYASMDRDVWVLDITSDLGIPTFAAVSGRRHDVEDVMVGFGSHPDARIAAIRALTEVNQFLPYVDRRDADGNTVYRSDDPETLAWCKKVKLADEPWLTPDPDQKPTTVGDFAPLAGHDLADHIKDCVSRAEAAGIEVIVLDQTRPDLDLCVVKVIAPGMRHFWRRLGPGRLYEVPTRTGRLEQPRTEDEMNPWNVFF is encoded by the coding sequence ATGGAGCGTCCGCGACTCAAGGCCCATTTCATAAGTGAAGTGGTTGACGGTTCGAAGGTCTTCCTGCTCGCCGAGGGAAAGGACTTCCTCGTCCAGGGAGCCGCGGCGGCCGCGGTGCTTCCGCACCTCGACGGCCGCAAGACCGTCGCCGAGATCGTCGTGGCGCTCAGCGGACAGCTGGCGATCACCGAGACCCTGACCGCACTGCGCCGGTACGAGGCGGCCGGCCATCTGGCCGAGGGCCGGCCCGAGATGTCGGACGAGGCACTGGCCTTTTGGGACGCCCAGGGTGTCGACCCCCACCAGGTGGTCGCCGCCACCGCGGCCACCGAGCTGACCCTTGTCGCCGGACCCGGCCTGGACCACCGACCGGTGCTCGGCGCGCTGGAGTCCAACGGCCTCCGGGTGCGTGTGGTCGGCTTCGACGAGGCGATCGGCTCGGCGGACGCCGGGGACGGCCTGACGGTCGTCCTGGTCGACGACTACCTCGACCCGGAACTGGACCGCCTGAACACCGCCTACCTGGCCGCCGGCCGCTCCTGGCTGCCGGCCAAGCCCGCCGGTGTCGTGCCGTGGGTCGGTCCCTTCCTGCGTCCCGGCGAGACCGGCTGCTGGACCTGCCTGGCCCAGCGGCTCGGTGGCAACCGCCAGGTCGAGCGCTACCTTTCCGGCAAGCGCGGCGACCACACCCCCCGCCACCCCTCGCACGCGGCACTTCCCGCGAGCTCGACGCTGATCGCGGGCCTGCTCGCCGTCGAGGCCGCCCGGATCGTCGTCACCGGCACGTCCGAGTCCCTGACCGGCGTGATGCGCACCATGGACCTGATCACTCTGGAGAGCGCCGAGCACACCCTCGTACGGCAGCCGCAGTGCGCCTCCTGCGGTGACCCGACGCTGGTCTCCGAGCGCAGCCCCAAGGTCTCCCTCACCGCCAGCCCCGCCCGGCACACCACGGACGGCGGCTACCGGATCCAGCCGCCGCAGCTGACGTACGACCGGCTGAAGCGGCACATCAGCCCCTACCTCGGCGCGATCACCAAGCTCGGCGCCCACGAGGAGACCGGCAACGGCGTCACCTACAGCTTCACCGCGGGCCACAACTTCGCGATGGTCAACGACAACATGGACCTGTTGCGCCGCAACATGCGCGGTCAGAGCGGCGGCAAGGGCCGCTCGGAGATCCAGGCCAAGGTCAGCGCGATGTGCGAGGCCATCGAGCGCTATTCGGCGGTGTGGCGGGGCGGCGAGCCGGTCACCCGGGCCGCGTACGACGACCTCGACCCGGACGTCGCCGTGCACATGGACGAACTGCTGGGCTTCTCCGAGGCGCAGGTCGCCGGCCGCGAGCGGTGGAACGCCGACCCCACCCACCGGCTCCACCTGGTTCCGGACCCCTTCCGCACCGATCTGCCGATCGACTGGTCCACCGGCTGGTCCCTGACCCGCGAGACCGAGCGGATGATTCCGTCCGGCTACGCCTGGTACGGCCACCCGGATCTCTCCGAGCACTTCTACTGCGTGGGCGACTCCAACGGCGGCGCCAGCGGCAACACCCTGGAAGAGGCCATCCTCCAGGGCTTCTGCGAGGTCGTGGAACGCGACTCGGTGGCGCTGTGGTGGTACAACCGCCTGCGCGTCCCGGCGTTCGACCTGGACTCGCTGGAAGACCCGTACGTGGACACCATGCGCGCGTTCTACGCGAGCATGGACCGCGACGTGTGGGTCCTGGACATCACCTCCGACCTGGGCATCCCCACCTTCGCCGCGGTCTCCGGGCGCCGCCACGACGTCGAGGACGTGATGGTCGGCTTCGGTTCGCACCCGGACGCGCGGATCGCCGCCATCCGCGCCCTCACCGAGGTCAACCAGTTCCTGCCGTACGTGGACCGGCGCGACGCCGACGGCAACACCGTCTACCGGTCGGACGATCCGGAGACCCTCGCGTGGTGCAAGAAGGTCAAGCTGGCGGACGAGCCCTGGCTGACCCCCGACCCGGACCAGAAGCCCACCACGGTGGGTGACTTCGCCCCGCTGGCGGGCCACGACCTCGCCGACCACATCAAGGACTGCGTGTCCCGGGCCGAGGCCGCCGGCATCGAGGTCATCGTGCTGGACCAGACGCGCCCCGATCTCGACCTGTGCGTGGTCAAGGTCATCGCCCCCGGCATGCGGCACTTCTGGCGGCGCCTGGGCCCGGGCCGGCTCTACGAGGTCCCGACCCGCACCGGGCGGCTGGAACAGCCGCGTACCGAGGACGAGATGAACCCCTGGAATGTCTTCTTCTAG
- a CDS encoding HlyD family efflux transporter periplasmic adaptor subunit, with translation MMFRFKALQRMREPDELDSPTLLAAPRGWIALFVVMITMAAAVIWAFAGQLLISVSAPGLLTRPGGTAQVQSPFTGMVQRVLTQPTATVTAGQTVIEVQDLAGQIRRITSPFAGHVVGLAVSDGQMIDVGSAVLTVERTDVSGDRMIAMVFVPADRAARLFPGNKVDLAVSTAPPAAFGLLRGTVTSVSPYPLTSEALSGLVGGELAARQFASGSAPRLVIVDLVRDENTRSGFAWSNTSGPQTALTTQVGVSATINLGKQTPFNLILGR, from the coding sequence ATGATGTTCCGCTTCAAGGCGCTCCAGCGGATGCGCGAGCCCGACGAACTGGACTCACCCACCCTGCTGGCGGCGCCACGCGGCTGGATCGCGTTGTTCGTCGTCATGATCACCATGGCGGCCGCGGTGATCTGGGCCTTCGCCGGCCAGTTGCTGATCAGTGTGAGCGCGCCGGGCCTGCTGACCCGCCCGGGCGGTACGGCACAGGTGCAGAGTCCCTTCACAGGCATGGTGCAGCGGGTGCTCACCCAGCCCACCGCCACGGTCACCGCGGGGCAGACGGTCATCGAGGTGCAGGACCTCGCCGGTCAGATCCGCCGGATCACCAGCCCGTTCGCGGGCCACGTGGTCGGGCTGGCGGTCAGCGACGGGCAGATGATCGACGTCGGCTCCGCCGTCCTCACCGTGGAGCGCACCGACGTCTCCGGCGATCGCATGATCGCCATGGTGTTCGTGCCCGCCGACCGGGCCGCCCGGCTCTTCCCGGGCAACAAGGTGGACCTGGCCGTCTCCACGGCCCCGCCGGCCGCCTTCGGCCTGCTCCGCGGAACCGTCACCTCCGTCAGCCCCTACCCGCTGACGTCGGAGGCCCTGTCCGGCCTGGTGGGCGGCGAGCTGGCAGCCCGGCAGTTCGCCTCGGGCTCCGCGCCCCGGCTGGTCATCGTGGACCTGGTACGCGACGAGAACACCCGCTCCGGCTTCGCCTGGTCCAACACCAGCGGCCCCCAGACAGCGCTGACCACCCAGGTGGGGGTCTCCGCGACGATCAATCTCGGCAAGCAGACCCCGTTCAATCTGATCCTCGGACGCTGA
- a CDS encoding SagB family peptide dehydrogenase: MTTGQSDPAHLDHPARTVQAVLRLRRDATLEEAPGQTGAAATGAWLLSAPAGSVALPDTTPGLLAVLTALGSDDRAEDQLAPLVTAHDGEFGLLRLHMLLHKLDAAGMTERAVRLDGAPIARLRQVGRGRLALPAAPAADAPVKLSRFATATAEGGLLVVRAPGSPLALELSPAAAALLGVLADWNSPAGAAELCGLPDTAVSQVLRLCAAGGLLVTGGPEHDPEAGERRLAQWSAADLALHSRTRGPRTVTGYGGTYPLGERFGPEPASREPFPGQRIALPVPDLGARAKSEASFSEVLEGRRSIREHDADAPITLEQLGELLYRSMRLRQTFTGSDGQELSDRPYPSGGSVHELEVYPLITECVGAEPGLWHYAPDRHELELVAESGPATAALVESARGSALMDSAPQVTLLVAARFGRVMWKYETVAYSLVLKHVGVLYQTLYLVGTAMGLAVCGLGGGDADEFAAASGLDRHSEGAVGELVVGSRPRTLRHSAGVPRGEDQS, encoded by the coding sequence ATGACGACTGGGCAGAGTGACCCGGCCCACCTGGACCACCCGGCCCGGACCGTTCAGGCGGTCCTGCGGCTGCGGCGTGACGCGACGCTCGAAGAGGCTCCCGGCCAGACCGGAGCCGCGGCCACCGGGGCCTGGCTCCTGTCGGCCCCGGCCGGCTCCGTCGCTCTGCCGGACACCACTCCCGGACTGCTGGCGGTGCTGACCGCCCTCGGTAGCGACGACCGGGCCGAGGACCAGCTCGCTCCCCTCGTCACCGCACACGACGGGGAGTTCGGCCTGCTGCGCCTCCACATGCTGCTGCACAAGCTCGACGCCGCGGGCATGACGGAGCGCGCCGTACGGCTCGATGGCGCGCCGATCGCCCGCCTGCGCCAGGTCGGCCGCGGCCGCCTCGCGCTGCCGGCCGCTCCGGCCGCCGACGCACCCGTCAAACTGTCCCGGTTCGCCACCGCGACCGCCGAGGGCGGACTGCTGGTGGTGCGCGCGCCGGGCAGCCCGCTGGCGCTGGAGCTCTCGCCGGCCGCCGCCGCACTGCTCGGTGTCCTCGCCGACTGGAACAGCCCGGCCGGGGCGGCCGAGCTGTGCGGGCTCCCGGACACGGCCGTGTCCCAGGTGCTGCGGCTGTGCGCGGCCGGTGGTCTGCTCGTCACCGGCGGGCCGGAACACGACCCGGAGGCCGGGGAGCGGCGGCTCGCCCAGTGGTCCGCCGCCGACCTGGCCCTCCACTCCCGCACCCGGGGCCCGCGTACGGTCACCGGCTACGGCGGCACGTACCCGCTCGGGGAGCGCTTCGGCCCCGAGCCGGCGTCCCGGGAGCCCTTCCCGGGACAGCGGATCGCCCTGCCCGTCCCCGACCTGGGCGCCCGCGCGAAGAGCGAGGCCTCGTTCAGCGAGGTGCTGGAGGGGCGCAGGTCGATCCGTGAGCACGACGCGGACGCGCCGATCACCCTGGAGCAGCTGGGTGAACTGCTCTACCGCAGCATGCGGTTGCGGCAGACCTTCACCGGCAGTGACGGGCAGGAGCTGAGCGACCGCCCCTACCCGTCCGGTGGCTCCGTCCACGAGCTGGAGGTCTACCCGCTCATCACCGAGTGCGTCGGCGCCGAGCCGGGGCTGTGGCACTACGCGCCGGACCGTCACGAGCTGGAGCTGGTGGCCGAATCCGGTCCCGCCACGGCCGCGTTGGTGGAGTCCGCACGGGGCAGCGCCCTGATGGACTCCGCTCCGCAGGTGACGCTTCTGGTCGCGGCCCGCTTCGGGCGGGTGATGTGGAAGTACGAGACCGTCGCCTACTCCCTCGTCCTCAAGCACGTCGGCGTGCTCTACCAGACCCTCTACCTGGTCGGAACGGCCATGGGGCTGGCGGTGTGCGGCCTCGGCGGCGGAGACGCGGACGAGTTCGCGGCCGCCTCCGGCCTGGACCGCCACTCCGAGGGCGCGGTCGGCGAGCTCGTCGTCGGCAGCCGTCCCCGGACGCTGCGGCACAGCGCGGGAGTCCCCCGAGGGGAGGACCAGTCATGA
- a CDS encoding VOC family protein → MPRRTSYQPGVPCWVDCITPDLTGAQRFYGALFGWEFADEGGSYRLASLDGELIGGLGTAPPGRWSGAAWNVYLATKDADRTRADVEDRGGTVVMGPVPAGEDGRLFLAVDPQGAPVGFWEGHHAQGVVLADEAGAVCGHDLVVPRADAAERFYGGLFGFSTGGHQADGADGEEGEEGEDGEDGEHRLTLDLDGTAWARLVEDPAAQPGWVPYIGVHDLAAAEADALAAGARLLGRPTRSRTVLRDPWGAVFGMTRPSVPV, encoded by the coding sequence GTGCCCAGACGTACCAGTTATCAGCCGGGCGTCCCCTGCTGGGTCGACTGCATCACTCCTGATCTGACGGGCGCCCAGCGCTTCTACGGCGCTCTCTTCGGCTGGGAGTTCGCCGACGAAGGCGGAAGCTACCGGCTGGCCAGCCTGGACGGGGAGCTGATCGGCGGCCTGGGGACGGCGCCCCCCGGCCGCTGGTCCGGAGCCGCCTGGAACGTCTATCTGGCCACCAAGGACGCCGACCGGACCCGGGCCGACGTCGAGGACCGGGGCGGGACCGTCGTGATGGGGCCCGTTCCGGCGGGCGAGGACGGCCGGTTGTTCCTGGCCGTCGACCCGCAGGGAGCGCCGGTCGGCTTCTGGGAGGGCCACCATGCCCAGGGCGTCGTCCTCGCCGACGAGGCCGGGGCCGTGTGCGGCCACGATCTCGTGGTGCCCCGCGCCGATGCCGCCGAGCGCTTCTACGGTGGCCTGTTCGGATTCAGTACCGGCGGACACCAGGCGGACGGGGCCGACGGCGAGGAGGGCGAGGAGGGCGAGGACGGCGAGGACGGCGAGCACCGGCTCACCCTCGACCTGGACGGCACCGCCTGGGCCAGGCTCGTCGAAGACCCTGCGGCGCAACCGGGTTGGGTCCCCTACATCGGCGTGCACGACCTCGCCGCGGCGGAGGCCGACGCGCTCGCCGCGGGTGCGCGGCTGCTGGGGCGGCCGACGCGGAGCCGGACGGTGCTGCGCGACCCCTGGGGGGCCGTCTTCGGTATGACCAGGCCCTCCGTACCGGTCTGA
- a CDS encoding AAA family ATPase, protein MPTGQLLHRERELAALGEVLGEAAQGRPALALIQGPRGIGKSELLRAALAGLPQQSIVLRARCHENEQEYPYGVVRQLFDPFISASGSPEAAPEPLSVNLPNSLDQETVPANGAAAHHLLQNLFQATRSMATARPVVIAIDDLDFADEASLQWCSYIARRLEGLPVALLATVSSETADVHESLPAELGALPYTRVVRPGPLCDTCSAELMAAAFGAPLDAELAAACHTLSQGNPLVLRELTKRLIAAPVSPGSPNLDDVLRIGAQTLSDTTLTWLDQCRPAAVELLNGLAILGPGADLTTAAILAGQGDFQAAQARAALCRTGLLNPGPPEHFRHELVRTAILSRIDAGRRLDLHERAAALLARLGAPATQTAEHLMSLSTANRAWALPILRSAADEAAAAGSWDIAARYLRRSLAESDDPTALRETTVRLGAVELHRDLESCVRYAATAAGASDPADRARDLLPLAHPALTVTSTATARLFADTAAALSTVEDAPREQLLQLGSQALLAGHRVGMKRAVRELRTGENVPASRSFLGALAAMTAAGGRSPLRAARLAARCTEAASPAGADAGVLGAVLAFAWTGRPAEAEQWSAWAVRSARRLRRPAELALALLVHSEVTYRREQWDESLRDAREALRLARAVNAVGLRGAAAACAARALVRLGQVPEAAGLLVGIDVPSDVHPLIRGVILEGQGVVAAARGNHQESLRLFLECGHQLAGRGIANQACIPWRAHAAGSYQSLGEYAAARTIVADSVGTTARQRTGAVAPERTPSGSASPEAAAVRLSPAERRVTDLVLMNLSNLEVAERLCLSKRTVDTHLGRIYRKLGIVGRPELAAAVEGLSPRG, encoded by the coding sequence GTGCCGACGGGGCAGTTGCTGCATCGGGAACGCGAGTTGGCCGCACTGGGGGAAGTACTCGGGGAGGCGGCTCAGGGCCGACCGGCGCTCGCGCTGATCCAGGGGCCCAGGGGCATCGGCAAGTCCGAGCTGCTCCGCGCGGCCCTCGCGGGGCTGCCCCAGCAGAGCATCGTCCTGCGGGCCCGATGTCATGAGAACGAGCAGGAATATCCCTACGGAGTCGTCCGCCAGCTGTTCGACCCGTTCATATCGGCTTCCGGGAGTCCGGAGGCGGCTCCGGAACCCCTCTCCGTGAATTTGCCGAACAGCCTGGATCAGGAAACTGTTCCCGCAAACGGCGCCGCCGCACATCATCTTCTGCAGAATCTGTTCCAGGCCACCCGCTCCATGGCGACGGCCCGGCCGGTGGTCATAGCCATCGACGACCTCGATTTCGCGGACGAAGCCTCGCTGCAGTGGTGCTCGTACATCGCCCGCCGCCTCGAAGGCCTCCCGGTCGCATTGCTGGCCACGGTTTCCTCGGAGACCGCCGACGTTCACGAGAGCCTGCCCGCCGAACTGGGTGCCCTGCCGTACACCCGGGTGGTCCGGCCGGGGCCGCTGTGCGACACCTGCAGCGCGGAACTGATGGCCGCCGCTTTCGGCGCCCCGCTCGACGCCGAGCTCGCCGCCGCCTGCCACACCCTCTCCCAGGGCAACCCCCTGGTGTTGCGGGAGCTGACGAAGCGGCTGATCGCCGCGCCGGTCTCCCCCGGGTCTCCGAACCTGGACGACGTGCTGCGGATCGGCGCCCAGACGCTCTCCGACACCACGTTGACGTGGCTCGACCAGTGCCGGCCGGCCGCCGTGGAACTGCTCAACGGTCTCGCGATCCTCGGTCCCGGGGCGGATCTGACGACCGCGGCCATCCTGGCCGGCCAGGGCGACTTCCAGGCCGCGCAGGCCCGAGCGGCGCTGTGCCGCACCGGCCTGCTCAACCCCGGGCCGCCGGAACACTTCCGGCACGAGTTGGTCCGTACCGCCATCCTGTCCCGCATCGACGCCGGCCGCCGCCTGGACCTGCACGAACGTGCCGCCGCCCTGCTCGCCCGGCTCGGCGCCCCGGCCACGCAGACCGCCGAGCACCTGATGTCCCTGAGCACCGCCAACCGCGCCTGGGCGCTGCCGATCCTGCGGTCGGCCGCCGACGAGGCCGCCGCGGCCGGGTCGTGGGACATCGCCGCGCGCTACCTCCGCCGGTCCCTCGCGGAGTCAGACGACCCCACGGCGCTGCGGGAGACCACGGTCCGGCTGGGCGCCGTCGAGCTGCACCGGGACCTCGAGTCGTGCGTGCGCTACGCCGCGACGGCCGCTGGCGCCTCCGACCCGGCCGACCGCGCCCGGGACCTGCTGCCCCTGGCCCACCCCGCCCTCACCGTCACCTCCACGGCCACGGCCCGGCTCTTCGCCGATACCGCGGCCGCGTTGAGCACCGTCGAGGACGCGCCACGCGAACAGCTGCTGCAACTCGGTTCCCAGGCACTGCTGGCCGGTCACCGCGTCGGCATGAAACGAGCCGTACGGGAACTGCGCACCGGTGAGAACGTCCCGGCGAGCCGGAGCTTCCTCGGAGCCCTGGCGGCGATGACCGCCGCCGGAGGCCGCTCGCCCCTGCGCGCCGCGCGGCTGGCGGCGCGTTGCACCGAGGCCGCGTCCCCGGCCGGTGCGGACGCCGGGGTGCTGGGCGCGGTACTGGCCTTCGCCTGGACAGGCCGTCCGGCCGAGGCGGAGCAGTGGAGCGCCTGGGCCGTCCGGTCCGCACGACGGCTCCGGCGCCCCGCCGAACTGGCCCTGGCGCTGCTGGTGCACAGCGAGGTGACGTACCGCCGGGAACAGTGGGACGAGAGTCTTCGCGACGCCCGTGAGGCCCTTCGGCTCGCCCGGGCCGTCAACGCCGTCGGTCTGCGCGGTGCGGCCGCCGCCTGCGCGGCGCGCGCCCTGGTGCGGCTCGGTCAGGTGCCGGAGGCGGCGGGGTTGCTGGTGGGCATCGACGTCCCGAGTGACGTCCATCCGCTGATCCGGGGCGTGATCCTGGAAGGACAGGGCGTCGTCGCGGCCGCCCGCGGCAACCACCAGGAGTCGCTGCGGCTGTTCCTGGAGTGCGGGCACCAGCTCGCCGGCCGGGGCATCGCCAACCAGGCCTGCATTCCCTGGCGGGCCCATGCCGCCGGCTCGTACCAGAGCCTGGGCGAGTACGCCGCCGCGCGGACCATCGTCGCGGACTCCGTCGGCACCACGGCGCGCCAGAGGACCGGTGCGGTGGCGCCGGAGAGGACACCGTCCGGGAGCGCGTCGCCGGAAGCCGCGGCCGTCCGGCTGAGCCCCGCCGAGCGCCGGGTGACCGACCTCGTCCTGATGAACCTGAGCAACCTCGAAGTGGCCGAGCGGCTGTGCCTCAGCAAGCGCACGGTCGACACCCACCTGGGCCGCATCTATCGCAAGCTCGGGATCGTCGGCCGCCCCGAGCTGGCCGCCGCCGTCGAGGGGCTCTCGCCGCGCGGTTGA
- a CDS encoding NHLP family bacteriocin export ABC transporter peptidase/permease/ATPase subunit: MTQSTLAKPPAGPPAKNTTPPAPGGPGRPAGRRRRIPLPRMRPWRHKVPTVMQMESVECGAASLAMILAHYGRHVPLEELRGVCGVSRDGANAATVLAAARQYGMTARGYQTEAENLKDLDRPVVIFWAFQHFLVVEGVRTQYGKTVVAVNDPAGGPRLMDWDEFDSGFTGVVLSFEPGPDFVRGGTRTKVGAALLSRRLPSGRALPLVLMASALLVVPGIATPAFTRVFIDRVLAGGSAGYLVPLLLAMMFTALCVFVLTSVQRHYLLRLEIRMGLVSSARFFRHLLRLPVDFFMQRRPAEVANRVAGNDVVAEILSRDLALTVVNLVLVVFYAALLIHFDVLLGAIGVGMALLNIVVLRWVARARTDAVVALRTDRGNLTATTFTTLSQIETVKATGAEPDAFSRWAGFLAKVISAKQHLGVPTAVLIVVPPMLASLNSGLILLVGGQRVVDGAISVGILVSFQTLLAALSRPVTQLTNLGGRLQDVTADIKRLYDVEHYPADTSFDVPEDPSRTGRLDGHLEFEDVTFGYSPLAAPFIKDLSFSVVPGRRVAVVGSSGSGKSTLGRLLTGLYAPWSGRILLDGRPREEISRTVLAASVAYVDQDISLFEGSVRDNLALWNNDVPDDVIISALHDAAIFETVMARPGGLHSMVWEGGRNFSGGQRQRLELARALATQPTLLILDEATSALDPETERVIMDNLRRRGCACLTIAHRLSTVRDADEIIVLDKGQIAERGTHEHLLARGGHYTGLIESVRTAEGGDL; the protein is encoded by the coding sequence ATGACGCAGAGCACCCTGGCCAAGCCCCCGGCCGGGCCCCCGGCGAAGAACACGACCCCGCCCGCCCCGGGCGGACCCGGCCGCCCGGCCGGCCGGCGCCGGCGGATCCCGCTGCCCCGCATGCGGCCCTGGCGCCACAAGGTCCCGACCGTCATGCAGATGGAGTCGGTGGAGTGCGGCGCCGCCTCCCTGGCGATGATCCTCGCCCACTACGGACGCCACGTCCCGCTCGAAGAGCTGCGCGGCGTGTGCGGCGTCTCCCGGGACGGCGCCAACGCCGCCACCGTGCTGGCGGCGGCCCGCCAGTACGGCATGACCGCCCGCGGCTACCAGACCGAAGCGGAGAACCTGAAGGACCTCGACCGGCCGGTCGTCATCTTCTGGGCCTTCCAGCACTTCCTGGTCGTCGAGGGCGTGCGCACCCAGTACGGCAAGACCGTCGTGGCCGTCAACGACCCGGCCGGCGGGCCCCGGCTGATGGACTGGGACGAGTTCGACTCCGGCTTCACCGGCGTCGTCCTGTCCTTCGAACCCGGCCCGGACTTCGTGCGCGGCGGTACCCGCACCAAGGTCGGCGCCGCGCTGCTGTCGCGCCGGCTGCCGTCGGGACGGGCCCTCCCGCTCGTGCTGATGGCCAGCGCCCTGCTGGTCGTTCCCGGCATCGCCACCCCCGCGTTCACCCGGGTCTTCATCGACCGGGTCCTGGCAGGAGGCTCGGCGGGGTACCTGGTGCCCCTGCTGCTCGCCATGATGTTCACGGCGCTGTGCGTCTTCGTCCTCACCTCCGTGCAGCGGCACTACCTGCTGCGTCTGGAGATCCGGATGGGGCTGGTCAGTTCGGCCCGCTTCTTCCGCCATCTCCTGCGGCTTCCGGTCGACTTCTTCATGCAGCGGCGCCCGGCCGAAGTGGCCAACCGGGTCGCGGGCAACGACGTCGTGGCCGAGATCCTCTCCCGGGACCTCGCCCTCACCGTCGTCAACCTCGTGCTCGTGGTGTTCTACGCGGCCCTGCTGATCCACTTCGACGTCCTGCTCGGCGCCATCGGCGTCGGCATGGCACTGCTGAACATCGTGGTGCTGCGCTGGGTCGCCCGGGCCCGCACGGACGCCGTGGTGGCGCTGCGCACCGACCGCGGCAACCTCACCGCGACCACCTTCACCACCCTCAGCCAGATCGAGACGGTCAAGGCCACGGGCGCCGAACCCGACGCCTTCAGCCGCTGGGCGGGCTTCCTCGCCAAGGTCATCTCCGCGAAGCAGCACCTGGGCGTGCCGACCGCCGTACTGATCGTGGTGCCCCCGATGCTGGCCTCCCTCAACAGCGGGTTGATCCTGCTGGTCGGCGGTCAGCGGGTGGTGGACGGCGCGATCAGCGTCGGCATCCTGGTCTCCTTCCAGACCCTGCTCGCCGCGCTCAGCCGTCCGGTCACCCAGCTCACCAATCTCGGCGGCCGGCTCCAGGACGTCACCGCCGACATCAAGCGGCTGTACGACGTCGAGCACTATCCGGCCGACACCTCCTTCGACGTTCCCGAGGACCCCTCCCGTACCGGCCGGCTCGACGGGCACCTGGAGTTCGAGGACGTCACCTTCGGCTACAGCCCGCTGGCCGCGCCGTTCATCAAGGACCTGTCCTTCTCCGTGGTGCCCGGCCGCCGGGTCGCCGTCGTCGGCAGCTCCGGCAGCGGGAAGTCGACCCTCGGCAGGCTGCTCACCGGTCTGTACGCCCCGTGGTCGGGCCGCATCCTGCTCGACGGCCGTCCCCGCGAGGAGATCTCGCGCACCGTGCTCGCCGCCTCGGTCGCCTACGTGGACCAGGACATCTCCCTCTTCGAGGGCAGCGTCCGGGACAACCTCGCGCTGTGGAACAACGACGTCCCCGACGACGTCATCATCTCCGCGCTGCACGACGCCGCCATCTTCGAGACGGTGATGGCCCGTCCCGGCGGTCTGCACTCCATGGTCTGGGAGGGCGGACGCAACTTCAGCGGCGGCCAGCGCCAGCGCCTGGAGCTCGCGCGCGCCCTGGCCACCCAGCCCACCCTGCTCATCCTGGACGAGGCCACGAGCGCCCTGGACCCGGAAACCGAACGGGTCATCATGGACAACCTGCGCCGCCGTGGATGCGCCTGCCTCACCATCGCCCACCGCCTGTCCACCGTGCGGGACGCCGACGAGATCATCGTGCTCGACAAGGGGCAGATCGCCGAACGCGGCACCCACGAGCACCTGCTGGCCCGCGGCGGCCACTACACCGGTCTCATCGAGTCGGTCCGCACCGCCGAAGGGGGCGACCTGTGA